A region of Candidatus Aminicenantes bacterium DNA encodes the following proteins:
- a CDS encoding molybdopterin-dependent oxidoreductase, producing the protein MPERSAFPTPPAGLEGAHLVRSGCPAHNCGGRCLLHVWVRDGKILRIDADDRPGDEPSDPQLRACIRGRAYRYRQNHKDRLRYPMKRIGKRGEAKFTRISWEEAFGTMAERIVSVRDAYGPTSIFVPYGTGSYNLTNGRWTAERLLNLVGGSLGYYNSYSWACISAATPTVFGTNITGNQRQDWLNAKLILMWSWNPAEMRDGTNSEYFIRKARERGARVVCLDPRMTMSAVALADEWIPVRPGTDAALMSAMAYVMITEGLVDRAFIRSHCLGFDASQMPAGAESEESYEDYILGRRDGIPKTPGWAEPISAMPRATIARLAREYATIKPAVLYQGYGMQRRAYGEQAVRAGCVLAAITGNVGIPGGWAGGIALQAPDGGPRWEILPLGENPVTAKIPSFLWSEAVLRGRDMGPADGVVGADRLGTDIKLIWSVASNILINQHGNVNRSARILADESRVEFLAVQDNFMTPTARFADLLLPACTQFETWGVQDGWKYGEEVILAPKIVEPAFESKSDYAICAGIAAKLGVEPAYTEGRDERGWVEWAMDHYRKTRFPDMPTLDELEASNSGMYVRPVTEPAVAFADFRRDPQAHPLPTPSGKIEIFSKRLFDLKRPDEIPAVPKYIREWESPFGPEAAAFPLQVIGHHALSRVHSIHDNVPELLEAFPQRIFMNPLDADPRGITDGDPVRVWNDRGALILPVRLTSRVMPGVLAIPQGAWWTPDRAGTDRRGNVNVLTSERWTPYAFGNAQHTIMAQAAKAGKPGRRR; encoded by the coding sequence ATGCCCGAGCGCTCCGCCTTCCCGACTCCGCCGGCCGGCCTCGAAGGCGCCCATTTGGTCCGCTCGGGCTGTCCCGCTCACAACTGCGGCGGGCGGTGCTTGCTCCACGTCTGGGTTCGCGACGGAAAGATTCTGCGCATCGACGCCGATGACCGGCCGGGCGACGAGCCCTCCGATCCCCAGCTCCGGGCCTGCATCCGGGGACGCGCTTATCGCTACCGGCAAAACCACAAAGACCGCCTCCGTTATCCCATGAAGCGGATCGGGAAGCGCGGCGAAGCCAAGTTCACCCGCATTTCTTGGGAGGAAGCCTTCGGGACCATGGCCGAGCGGATCGTAAGCGTCCGCGACGCATACGGTCCGACTTCGATCTTCGTCCCCTACGGCACCGGCAGCTACAACCTGACCAACGGCCGCTGGACGGCCGAGCGCCTGCTGAACCTCGTCGGCGGCTCGCTCGGCTACTACAACAGCTATTCCTGGGCCTGCATCTCGGCTGCGACCCCGACGGTCTTCGGAACCAATATCACAGGCAACCAGCGCCAGGACTGGCTGAACGCCAAGCTCATCCTGATGTGGAGCTGGAATCCGGCCGAGATGCGCGACGGGACGAACTCGGAATACTTCATCCGCAAGGCTCGCGAGCGGGGCGCCCGGGTCGTCTGCCTTGACCCGCGCATGACGATGAGCGCCGTGGCCTTGGCCGACGAGTGGATCCCGGTCCGGCCGGGCACCGACGCCGCGCTGATGAGCGCCATGGCTTATGTGATGATCACGGAGGGGCTTGTCGACCGCGCTTTCATCCGAAGCCATTGCCTCGGCTTCGACGCGTCGCAGATGCCGGCCGGGGCCGAAAGCGAGGAAAGCTACGAGGACTATATCCTCGGCCGCCGCGACGGCATCCCCAAGACGCCCGGGTGGGCGGAACCGATCTCCGCGATGCCGCGGGCGACGATCGCCCGCCTGGCCCGGGAATACGCCACGATCAAGCCGGCCGTCTTGTATCAGGGCTACGGCATGCAGAGGCGCGCTTACGGCGAACAGGCGGTGCGGGCGGGCTGCGTCCTGGCGGCCATCACCGGCAACGTCGGGATTCCCGGAGGCTGGGCCGGGGGCATCGCCCTGCAGGCCCCGGATGGCGGACCGCGCTGGGAGATCCTCCCCTTGGGCGAAAACCCCGTCACGGCCAAGATCCCGTCATTCCTATGGTCCGAGGCGGTGCTGCGGGGGCGCGACATGGGGCCGGCCGACGGGGTGGTCGGGGCCGACCGCCTGGGGACCGATATCAAGCTCATCTGGTCGGTCGCCTCGAACATCCTGATCAACCAGCACGGCAACGTCAACCGCTCGGCCCGTATCCTGGCCGACGAGTCGCGGGTCGAGTTTCTGGCCGTGCAGGACAACTTCATGACCCCGACAGCTCGCTTCGCGGACCTTCTGCTGCCGGCCTGCACCCAGTTTGAAACCTGGGGCGTTCAAGACGGCTGGAAATACGGCGAAGAGGTTATTCTCGCGCCCAAGATCGTGGAGCCGGCTTTCGAATCGAAGAGCGACTACGCCATCTGTGCCGGGATCGCGGCCAAGCTCGGCGTCGAACCCGCTTACACCGAAGGGCGGGACGAGCGCGGCTGGGTGGAATGGGCGATGGACCACTACCGGAAAACGCGGTTCCCCGATATGCCGACGCTGGACGAGCTCGAGGCAAGCAACTCGGGGATGTATGTCCGCCCGGTGACCGAACCGGCGGTGGCCTTCGCCGATTTCCGGCGCGATCCGCAGGCCCATCCGCTGCCGACTCCTTCGGGCAAAATCGAAATCTTCTCCAAGCGACTTTTCGATCTGAAGCGGCCGGACGAGATCCCGGCCGTGCCCAAGTATATCCGCGAATGGGAAAGCCCATTCGGGCCGGAGGCCGCCGCTTTCCCGCTCCAAGTGATCGGCCACCATGCCCTGTCGCGAGTCCATTCCATTCACGACAACGTGCCCGAGCTCCTCGAAGCCTTTCCGCAGCGCATCTTCATGAATCCGCTGGACGCCGACCCGCGCGGGATCACGGACGGCGATCCGGTCCGCGTCTGGAACGACCGGGGCGCCCTGATCCTGCCGGTCCGCCTCACCTCGCGGGTCATGCCCGGCGTTCTGGCCATCCCGCAGGGCGCCTGGTGGACTCCGGATCGGGCCGGGACGGATCGGCGGGGCAACGTCAATGTGCTCACCTCGGAGCGCTGGACGCCGTATGCCTTCGGCAATGCCCAGCACACCATCATGGCCCAGGCCGCCAAGGCCGGGAAGCCGGGGAGGCGCCGCTAA
- the dmsB gene encoding dimethylsulfoxide reductase subunit B — protein sequence MRQLGFFVDSAACSGCKACAMACRDRNNLPPGVRWRRVYEVGGGGWRREGEAWVPEIAVYNLSIACNHCEKPLCLDGCPARAIAKREDGIVVIDPAKCLGCRYCEWACPYGAPQFDEAAGVMTKCDLCAGLIERGGRPACVAACPMRALDFGEIEELRAKYGTTAEAHPLPKAEITEPALVIRPHRDAAKAKTAAALIKNREEV from the coding sequence ATGCGCCAGCTCGGGTTCTTCGTCGATTCGGCCGCCTGCTCGGGCTGCAAAGCCTGTGCTATGGCCTGCCGGGATCGCAACAACCTCCCGCCGGGCGTCCGCTGGCGGCGGGTCTACGAGGTCGGCGGCGGCGGATGGCGGCGGGAGGGCGAAGCCTGGGTGCCGGAGATCGCGGTCTACAATCTTTCGATCGCCTGCAACCACTGCGAAAAGCCCCTCTGCCTGGACGGCTGCCCGGCCCGGGCCATCGCCAAGCGCGAGGACGGCATCGTCGTCATCGACCCGGCCAAGTGCCTGGGCTGCCGCTATTGCGAATGGGCCTGCCCCTACGGCGCGCCGCAGTTCGACGAGGCGGCCGGGGTCATGACCAAGTGCGATCTCTGCGCCGGCCTGATCGAGCGAGGCGGGCGGCCGGCTTGTGTGGCGGCCTGCCCGATGCGGGCCCTCGACTTCGGGGAGATCGAAGAGCTGCGGGCCAAGTACGGGACGACGGCCGAAGCCCATCCGCTGCCGAAGGCGGAGATCACCGAACCCGCGCTCGTCATCCGACCGCATCGCGACGCGGCCAAGGCGAAGACCGCCGCGGCCCTGATCAAAAACCGGGAGGAGGTCTGA